In one window of Methanosarcina vacuolata Z-761 DNA:
- a CDS encoding metallophosphoesterase → MQIVHLSDIHYSDAYFVPEIAESMVDGINRLEPNLVVITGDLTENGFSAEYDGVKRFIDRIECKNKILVPGNHDSKNAGYVHFEDLFTDRYFSRNFENVTVVGADSSQPDLDEGHLGRENYGWIKEAFSGENFKVFAMHHHLVPIPLAGRENTVLVDAGDVLELLNRCKVNLVLCGHCHIPWVWNLNNMLVVNAGTFCSSKTRGRTKQCYNLIQADKENPDGDWKVRVSRVFSKGDRELVTETVM, encoded by the coding sequence ATACAGATTGTACACCTTTCAGACATCCATTATTCAGATGCGTACTTTGTTCCGGAGATTGCAGAGTCTATGGTTGATGGTATAAACCGGCTGGAACCGAACCTTGTCGTGATTACAGGTGACCTGACCGAGAATGGGTTTTCAGCAGAATATGATGGAGTAAAGAGGTTTATTGACAGGATTGAATGTAAAAATAAAATTCTTGTCCCGGGAAACCATGATTCGAAAAATGCAGGATATGTGCACTTTGAAGACCTCTTCACAGACCGGTATTTTTCACGGAATTTTGAGAATGTTACGGTTGTCGGGGCCGATTCTTCACAGCCCGATCTTGATGAAGGTCATCTGGGCAGGGAAAACTATGGCTGGATCAAAGAAGCTTTTTCAGGGGAAAATTTCAAGGTTTTTGCCATGCACCATCACCTTGTACCTATACCTCTGGCAGGCAGGGAAAATACTGTCCTTGTGGATGCAGGCGATGTACTCGAACTTCTTAACCGCTGCAAGGTGAATCTTGTCCTCTGCGGACACTGCCATATTCCCTGGGTCTGGAACCTCAATAACATGCTTGTGGTAAATGCAGGCACCTTCTGTTCTTCCAAAACAAGGGGAAGGACAAAGCAGTGCTATAACCTCATCCAGGCCGACAAAGAGAATCCCGATGGAGACTGGAAAGTCCGGGTATCCAGAGTCTTTTCAAAAGGAGATCGGGAACTGGTCACTGAAACAGTAATGTAA